One genomic segment of Geminocystis sp. M7585_C2015_104 includes these proteins:
- a CDS encoding response regulator, producing MDEQQLRLNFLAEAEDCLNQAESVLLHLSQLQTQQGDIKEQLDLALRAIHSIKGGAGMMGFATLSKASHRLEDFLKLVRLHHHSTPVSTEVESLLLACIDGLRLMVELHYQGKEIEDIWLKQTLEPIFEQLRQNLGEITPEDEQRLLAEKNQTSEALLLFCEGAEPVVDELEAKVNTLPPEEKVPTLLSACEQLLFLGQMAPLQPFVELCESIQNTALLTPPHQIDSLIQEAITAWRRSLGLVLRNNIDKIPRSLGETTETTPSTVTPSTTTTESTVTGARVTEEENPLDKETLTLTLENIPLALEGEEITIEELQKLQKALEIIEQTEEKPPLEDCPIPQSLSPTTPSPNPKPQPLVRVPQEYLSQLTTLLGKMILERNQVNSFLRQLQENTKLLQKRLSHLNHCHKQLRTWYDRASTEVYKAVEEKGENVSSFDALEMDRYSDLHLFFQEGMETLVQLQEVGTDLDLSLEQLKQAVQQLNFIIGALQKKATALSMRPFGELVKGFPRLIRDLSVRFNKRVELKIEGENTLLERPLVEALQTPLNHLVRNAFAHGIEEEEVRTLSGKPPHGTISLKAFNRGTKTIITVSDDGRGISLEKIKDRLLEMGIPLQDIEQMSETQLLHQIFQPGFSTAGQVTELAGRGVGMDAVKEAIEKIGGTLTVQTEAGKGTTFTITIPFNLSVSRVLLVETAGFMYAIPITAVREILHLPSADGLSEFFWKDKTLPLVHPRHILTFSRGLTLPPEFGQPPLIDKTCIVIVGDDHHLVGVSIDRLWGEEEVSIRPIESVISPPPYVIGSFLLGDGRVLPLIEPMGMLQSVVISTPLDNYSPTPPTINKSSQKTVMVVDDSVAVRLHLTKLLEEAGYRVEQAKNGQEAVDKLLAGLPVNAVICDIEMPRLDGYGVLEEVKGKREFTSLPIIMLTSRTSEKHRKLALNLGASAYFGKPYNERELLHTLNQLVQHS from the coding sequence ATGGATGAACAACAACTACGTTTAAATTTCCTGGCAGAAGCAGAAGACTGTCTTAACCAGGCAGAATCGGTATTACTACACCTCAGTCAACTGCAAACCCAGCAAGGGGACATAAAAGAACAACTGGACTTGGCCCTGAGGGCAATTCACTCCATTAAGGGAGGTGCAGGGATGATGGGATTTGCCACCCTCAGTAAAGCCTCCCACCGTTTAGAGGACTTTCTCAAGCTCGTCAGACTACACCACCATTCTACCCCCGTTAGCACCGAGGTGGAAAGTCTATTGCTGGCCTGTATTGACGGACTGCGCCTGATGGTAGAATTGCACTACCAGGGGAAGGAGATAGAAGATATTTGGCTAAAACAGACATTAGAGCCCATTTTCGAGCAATTAAGACAAAACTTGGGTGAAATTACCCCCGAAGACGAACAACGCCTTTTGGCAGAAAAAAATCAAACCTCAGAAGCACTATTGCTCTTTTGCGAGGGAGCAGAACCAGTTGTAGACGAGTTGGAAGCAAAGGTAAACACGCTGCCACCAGAAGAAAAAGTCCCGACCCTACTTTCCGCCTGTGAACAACTGCTGTTTTTAGGGCAAATGGCCCCCCTACAACCCTTTGTAGAATTATGTGAATCTATACAAAATACAGCTCTCCTCACTCCACCCCATCAAATCGACTCCCTCATCCAAGAAGCCATCACTGCCTGGCGACGTTCCCTAGGTTTAGTACTACGCAATAATATAGACAAGATACCAAGGAGCCTAGGGGAAACCACAGAGACAACCCCCTCCACCGTAACCCCCTCCACTACAACAACAGAATCCACAGTAACAGGGGCAAGAGTAACGGAAGAGGAAAACCCCTTAGACAAAGAAACACTAACCCTAACCCTGGAAAATATACCCCTAGCCCTTGAGGGAGAGGAAATTACTATTGAGGAATTACAAAAGCTGCAAAAGGCCCTAGAAATCATTGAACAAACAGAAGAAAAACCCCCCCTTGAAGACTGCCCCATTCCCCAATCCCTATCCCCTACTACCCCATCGCCAAACCCCAAACCCCAACCCCTGGTAAGGGTGCCCCAAGAATACCTCTCCCAACTCACCACCCTCTTGGGCAAAATGATTTTAGAGCGTAACCAGGTTAATTCCTTCCTCCGCCAACTACAGGAGAACACCAAGTTACTACAAAAGAGACTCAGTCATTTAAACCACTGCCATAAACAGTTGAGGACGTGGTACGATCGTGCCAGCACTGAGGTTTATAAGGCCGTTGAAGAAAAAGGGGAAAATGTCAGTAGTTTTGACGCCCTGGAAATGGATCGCTACAGTGACTTACACCTTTTCTTCCAGGAGGGAATGGAAACCCTTGTCCAACTACAGGAGGTGGGCACCGACTTAGATTTAAGTTTAGAACAATTAAAACAGGCCGTACAACAGTTGAATTTCATCATAGGCGCATTACAGAAAAAGGCCACCGCCCTTTCCATGCGGCCCTTTGGCGAATTAGTAAAAGGTTTCCCCCGTCTGATAAGGGATTTGAGTGTCAGGTTTAACAAGAGGGTGGAACTGAAAATCGAGGGAGAAAATACACTCTTAGAGCGCCCCCTGGTAGAAGCCCTACAAACCCCTCTTAATCACCTGGTGCGCAATGCCTTCGCTCATGGCATCGAGGAAGAAGAAGTCCGCACCCTTTCCGGCAAACCCCCCCATGGCACCATATCTCTTAAGGCTTTCAACCGCGGGACAAAAACTATTATCACCGTCAGTGATGACGGCCGGGGTATTTCCTTGGAAAAAATTAAGGATCGCCTCCTGGAAATGGGCATCCCTCTCCAGGATATTGAGCAAATGTCCGAAACTCAACTGTTGCATCAAATATTTCAACCGGGATTCAGTACAGCAGGCCAAGTTACAGAGTTGGCAGGCAGGGGCGTTGGCATGGATGCAGTAAAAGAGGCTATTGAGAAAATCGGCGGCACCCTTACTGTCCAAACCGAGGCAGGTAAGGGGACTACCTTTACCATCACTATACCCTTCAACCTTTCCGTCAGCCGTGTCCTTCTGGTAGAAACTGCGGGCTTCATGTATGCTATCCCTATTACGGCTGTAAGGGAGATACTCCATTTGCCCTCCGCCGATGGACTGTCAGAATTCTTCTGGAAAGACAAAACTCTTCCCCTCGTCCACCCACGGCATATCCTAACCTTCAGTCGTGGCTTGACATTGCCACCAGAATTCGGCCAACCCCCCCTAATTGACAAGACTTGTATCGTGATTGTGGGGGATGACCATCATCTTGTCGGTGTTAGCATAGACAGACTCTGGGGAGAAGAAGAAGTCTCTATCCGTCCCATTGAAAGTGTTATATCTCCCCCTCCCTATGTTATTGGTTCATTCTTATTAGGGGATGGACGTGTTTTGCCTTTGATTGAACCCATGGGGATGTTACAATCTGTTGTCATCTCCACCCCCCTGGACAATTACTCTCCCACCCCCCCCACTATTAATAAGTCCTCCCAAAAAACCGTAATGGTGGTAGACGATTCCGTGGCAGTTCGTCTTCATCTTACCAAACTGTTGGAAGAGGCCGGGTATCGTGTTGAACAAGCGAAAAATGGCCAAGAAGCCGTTGACAAACTCCTTGCAGGCTTGCCAGTCAATGCCGTGATTTGTGATATAGAAATGCCCCGTCTTGATGGTTACGGCGTCTTAGAGGAAGTGAAAGGTAAACGGGAATTTACATCTCTTCCTATCATAATGTTGACCTCCCGCACCAGCGAAAAACACCGCAAACTGGCCCTCAACTTGGGCGCTAGCGCCTATTTTGGCAAACCTTACAACGAACGGGAATTACTCCACACTCTCAACCAACTGGTACAGCATTCATGA